The genomic stretch AGTAACTTATATAAAGTCTATTTTTAGTGTCAAATATTGTCCAGAATTAACATGACAGCATGACAGTTTAGATCTTCTTTTTATGTTATATTTTTCATTGAAGAAAGCATATTTAATCACTTGATATTCAAATATTTAAATAATAATTTTTAACAATATTAAAATTATTTAAAAAAATGCTTTTTAGACTCGTAATGACTACTAATTCGTATCTTTCATAATTATAAATTACAACACATGAAAATAACAAAAGGACAATGGCGTAATATTATTTTTTTTGTACTAATTGCGTTGATAGTTTTTACGCCAGTTGGAACATACGTTAAAGTAAAACTGAATCAAGTGAAAATTGCGTTTTCAAATCCTTCCAGTATTGAAGAATCGGAAAGAGAAGTTGTGAGCGATTTTAATTGGAATTTGGTAGATAGTTCAGGGGAAAAAGTCAACTTTCAGGAAATGGAAGGAGAAATTATTCTTGTGAACTTCTGGGCAACTTGGTGTCCGCCTTGTATTGCAGAAATGCCAAGTTTGAACGAATTGCACACAGATTATAAAGATAAAATTAAGTTTGTATTTGTTGCGAATGATGAAAAAGTAAAAGTAGATTCTTATCTGAAAAAGAACAATTACAATTTGCCTGTATATTACGCTTCAGATAAAGCACCAAAGGAATTATATTCCAACAGTATTCCAGCTACTTTTTTGATTGATGATCGAGGAAAAATAATCATGAAAGAACTTGGTTCATCCGATTGGAATAGCACAAACGTTCGCAATCAAATTGATGAATTACTGGCTTTTTCGCTTGCTGAATAAATTCATCAAAAATAAACTTGAAAGAATCATTGTAAAAGCGTACACTGAATCTTCCACAGGAATTGTTCCCATGCGAATGCCTAAATTTTCAGCATTGTTGTACCAAACAACAGGTTTTTCAATCCAAGTTCCCGTCAAAACTCCATTCACTAAAAAAAACGGAATCAACATCACGAGAAACGTCAAATAATAGCTTTCTAAGATTTTTGGCGAAACTTTCATCACAATAAAAAGTAAAATTGCGCCATACGCTAAATCAATTACTGTGTACCATTTGTCGTAGAAAACAATCGCGCCAAGCGTAAAAATGATTAAAAGAATGTAACTAATTGTTTGCGATACTTTTGCAGATAATCGCATGTTTGGAAAAATATATTGCAACGAATAGTGCGTAAAAATACACGCGTACGGAATGCAGATAAAGAATAACCATTCTTCAATTGGCAACGAAAAAATTGTGTATTCTAGAAAATAATCAGGATTAAATCCCCAAAAATCATTAATCGTAAATAGTACGTCCCAAGGAATAAACACCAACATCGTGATGAAAATCGCAGGAAATAGATATTTCCAATGTTTATAGAATTTTAATTTAGGATGAAAACTGAATAAAAACGGAACTACAAACGATCCGATATTTAGTAGAATGTATAAACTCTTCATGCGAATGAATTAGTTGCGCTTAAAATATTTCATAGGAACCCACAACATTCCAAAGCATTCTCCATTGCCTTTTCCTAAATGTTTGTGATGAATTTTGTGCGCTCTGCGAATTCCTTTTGCATACCAATTATCCGCTTTTCGTAACAGTTTGAAACGTTGATGAATAAAGATATCATGTACAATAAAATAGGCGAGTCCGTAGGCGAAAATTCCAATTCCGATAGGCAATCCTGCCCAAAAGATATCATATTTCCACAATAAAAAACAAGTTATACTGACTACAGCATAGAAAATAAAAAAAGCATCATTTCGCTCAAACCATGAATCGTGATCTTTGTGATGATGATCTTCGTGTAGCGACCATAAAAAACCGTGCATTACGTATTTGTGCGTTGCCCACGCCATAAATTCCATAAAACAAAATGTTGCTAAAAATATTGCTATCCAAATAAGAGTTGTCATTTTTTCTTTTCTATTTTAGATCAAATTCAGTTGATAATTTACGTAAGAATTCGCTAATAACGCCATTTTTTGATAATTTGGAATACGAATTCTCGCATTTTTAATCTTCGTTGAAGGCGTTTTTTTAAGCTTCTTTAGTAATTTAAAATAATATTTATATGCGGTAAATACACCAAATTTAGCTTCTATCGGTAATTTTGAAATTCCAGCTAAACCAAGTTTAAAATCGTGTTCAATTTCCGTTATAATTTTTT from Kordia antarctica encodes the following:
- a CDS encoding TlpA family protein disulfide reductase; this translates as MKITKGQWRNIIFFVLIALIVFTPVGTYVKVKLNQVKIAFSNPSSIEESEREVVSDFNWNLVDSSGEKVNFQEMEGEIILVNFWATWCPPCIAEMPSLNELHTDYKDKIKFVFVANDEKVKVDSYLKKNNYNLPVYYASDKAPKELYSNSIPATFLIDDRGKIIMKELGSSDWNSTNVRNQIDELLAFSLAE
- a CDS encoding lycopene cyclase domain-containing protein; protein product: MKSLYILLNIGSFVVPFLFSFHPKLKFYKHWKYLFPAIFITMLVFIPWDVLFTINDFWGFNPDYFLEYTIFSLPIEEWLFFICIPYACIFTHYSLQYIFPNMRLSAKVSQTISYILLIIFTLGAIVFYDKWYTVIDLAYGAILLFIVMKVSPKILESYYLTFLVMLIPFFLVNGVLTGTWIEKPVVWYNNAENLGIRMGTIPVEDSVYAFTMILSSLFLMNLFSKRKSQ
- a CDS encoding sterol desaturase family protein, with protein sequence MTTLIWIAIFLATFCFMEFMAWATHKYVMHGFLWSLHEDHHHKDHDSWFERNDAFFIFYAVVSITCFLLWKYDIFWAGLPIGIGIFAYGLAYFIVHDIFIHQRFKLLRKADNWYAKGIRRAHKIHHKHLGKGNGECFGMLWVPMKYFKRN